The following coding sequences are from one Rutidosis leptorrhynchoides isolate AG116_Rl617_1_P2 chromosome 11, CSIRO_AGI_Rlap_v1, whole genome shotgun sequence window:
- the LOC139876055 gene encoding bark storage protein A-like, with translation MVLLVLFISLLLRDTYGKVFRDTQKMIEKANTKGPYTGIVIPNSFELNPLLNYPEYKSSTLVIDFAGRRFRFGSIGDEQVILVMTGLAMLNAGVTTQLLLSLFDIKGVVHYGIAGNANPSLNIGDVVIPQYWSHYALWSWQRYGNGPENELPLEIFGDYTRDIGYLDIANFSTNVEFDNLLNNIWYQPEEVFPIDGIPEERQHVFWVPVDNVYFNLAKTLESLTLEGCLNSTTCLSTTPKVVFVERGTSASIYLDNAAYRSFIYDKFNISPVEMESAAIALICYQQRTPFIVIRALSDLAGGGEHSNEADIFVDLAANNSVKVTVEFIKLISSLHPRAEI, from the exons ATGGTTTTATTAGTTTTGTTTATATCGTTGTTGTTACGAGACACTTATGGTAAAGTGTTCCGTGATACCCAAAAGATGATCGAAAAGGCTAACACGAAAGGGCCGTATACCGGCATCGTGATTCCTAACAGTTTCGAATTGAACCCTCTTCTCAATTATCCAGAATACAAGTCTAGTACACTTGTGATCGATTTCGCAG GAAGGAGATTTCGGTTCGGCTCAATTGGCGACGAACAAGTCATTTTGGTCATGACTGGATTAGCTATG CTTAATGCAGGAGTTACAACACAACTATTGCTAAGTTTATTTGATATTAAAGGGGTTGTGCATTATGGAATAGCTGGAAATGCAAACCCATCACTCAATATTGGAGATGTTGTCATCCCCCAATATTGGTCTCATTATGCTCTTTGGAGTTGGCAG AGATATGGAAACGGTCCTGAAAATGAATTGCCCCTTGAAATCTTTGGAGACTACACTCGAGATATCGGTTACTTAGATATAGCGAATTTTTCTACAAATGTAGAATTTGATAATCTTTTGAACAATATTTGGTACCAACCGGAGGAAGTTTTTCCAATTGACGGTATTCCAGAGGAGCGACAACATGTCTTTTGGGTACCTGTTGATAATGTTTACTTCAATCTAGCGAAAACTCTCGAG TCACTTACATTAGAAGGTTGCCTCAACTCAACAACATGCTTATCAACCACACCAAAGGTCGTATTCGTAGAACGAGGAACGAGTGCTAGCATTTACCTAGACAACGCTGCCTATCGAAGTTTCATTTACGACAAGTTCAATATTAGTCCCGTAGAGATGGAAAGTGCGGCTATCGCACTCATATGCTACCAACAAAGGACGCCTTTTATTGTAATTCGTGCACTTTCGGACCTTGCCGGTGGCGGTGAACACTCAAACGAGGCTGATATCTTTGTTGACCTCGCAGCTAATAACTCTGTCAAAGTTACGGTCGAGTTTATCAAGTTGATTTCGTCTCTTCACCCTCGTGCAGAGATATGA
- the LOC139877004 gene encoding protein NRT1/ PTR FAMILY 1.2-like has translation MDEEKSSINDTELQTKLLDHNHHHHKGGLITMPFIIVNEAFEKVASYGLSSNMIFYLMEVYHMEAVTGTTILFIWSSISNGLSIFGAFISDSYLGRFRVIAIGSIFTLIGLTFVWLTTMVPQLTPSSCVELDTGCGSPTRTQLAFLFSSFGLMSIGSGCIRPCSIAFGADQLKNHPTQNNQKFIDSYFNWYYASAAISTVIGYTVMVYIQDQLGWKIGFAVPVLVMVCSAFMFLLGSSLYLKVKVNESPYSGFIQVFVIAFKNRHIRLLPDECYHHSNAMDPVELTDNLRFLNKACVIRDLNDVSSGSTPRTITTVEKVESVKSLVRIIPVWSTGIILYLTIAQTYPVLQAQTMNRNVTSWFQIPAASFSLFVLLTLTIWLAFYDRILLPFIAKYTHEPRGLLPKTRMGLGLLISILAMVVSAIVETIRRDYAIPGEKTVDMSAMWLVPQYVLLGIAEAFFAVGQMEFYYSELAKSMPSLAMAVFMLGMSFSGLVGSVLVDVVDSITSKGGNVSWLSSDINEGHVDYFYWLLSFLNFLNFFYYLLCCRVHRSFSSQNRH, from the exons TGAATGAAGCATTTGAGAAAGTTGCAAGTTATGGATTAAGTTCAAATATGATATTTTATCTTATGGAAGTTTATCATATGGAAGCTGTTACTGGAACAACCATACTTTTCATTTGGTCATCAATTTCAAATGGTCTTTCCATTTTTGGAGCCTTCATTTCTGATTCTTATTTGGGTCGGTTTCGGGTTATTGCAATTGGGTCTATCTTTACCCTTATT GGGTTGACTTTTGTTTGGTTAACCACCATGGTTCCACAACTAACACCTTCATCTTGCGTTGAACTCGACACCGGTTGCGGTTCACCAACACGAACCCAACTCGCTTTCCTCTTCTCATCTTTCGGTTTAATGTCAATAGGATCGGGTTGCATCAGACCTTGTTCCATAGCCTTTGGTGCAGACCAGCTCAAAAACCATCCAACCCAAAACAACCAAAAGTTCATCGATAGTTACTTTAATTGGTACTATGCTTCTGCAGCGATTTCAACAGTTATTGGTTATACGGTTATGGTCTATATTCAAGATCAACTTGGTTGGAAGATTGGTTTTGCGGTTCCTGTTTTGGTTATGGTTTGTTCTGCCTTTATGTTCTTACTCGGGTCGTCTCTTTatctcaaagtcaaagtcaacgagagCCCGTATTCAGGGTTCATTCAAGTGTTCGTCATTGCGTTTAAGAACCGTCATATTAGGCTTCTTCCTGATGAATGCTACCATCATAGCAATGCAATGGATCCAGTTGAGTTAACCGATAATTTAAG GTTTCTAAACAAGGCGTGCGTTATCAGAGATTTGAATGACGTTTCTTCGGGTTCGACTCCAAGGACTATCACAACAGTTGAAAAAGTTGAATCAGTTAAATCGCTCGTTCGAATAATACCGGTGTGGTCAACGGGTATAATACTTTATTTGACTATCGCGCAAACCTACCCCGTACTCCAAGCACAAACAATGAACCGAAACGTCACCTCGTGGTTCCAAATCCCGGCTGCATCATTCAGCTTATTCGTTCTCTTAACACTCACAATATGGCTCGCGTTTTATGATCGTATATTGTTACCATTTATAGCAAAATATACACACGAGCCACGTGGACTACTCCCGAAAACAAGAATGGGACTCGGGTTACTAATTTCAATATTGGCAATGGTTGTATCCGCAATCGTTGAAACCATAAGACGTGATTACGCGATCCCAGGTGAAAAGACGGTTGACATGTCAGCAATGTGGTTGGTCCCACAGTACGTTTTATTGGGTATAGCAGAGGCGTTTTTTGCGGTTGGACAAATGGAGTTTTATTATTCTGAGCTAGCGAAAAGTATGCCAAGTTTAGCGATGGCGGTTTTCATGTTGGGCATGTCATTTTCGGGGCTCGTTGGAAGCGTTTTAGTTGACGTTGTTGATTCTATTACGAGTAAAGGAGGTAACGTAAGTTGGTTATCGAGCGATATCAACGAGGGACACGTGGATTACTTCTACTGGTTACTTAGTTTCTTGAATTTTCTCAACTTTTTCTACTACTTATTATGTTGTCGTGTTCATCGAAGTTTTTCGTCGCAGAATAGGCATTGA